In one window of Coleofasciculaceae cyanobacterium DNA:
- a CDS encoding DUF2996 domain-containing protein, producing MANKTTEAESNQDKTEQQVTEQNTTEKEPSITEENISVAQSAPDVVVDSLHSTTVDKSAEMATSYSPDPTTAASKPEQADKAEAKKTKTSAKAVKDKKEKPAKEKKPALENKPFAEFIQQDYLPSLKKYLEERGIQDLKLTFENQKIPILGYEPEDTCWQVIGRWQNDRRQFTVYFSQEDLKSPKAFSCADSGSNPSTLEPFLIDERKVTLPLLLLGVYQRLNAEKWLGRN from the coding sequence ATGGCTAATAAAACGACTGAGGCAGAATCGAATCAAGACAAAACAGAGCAACAAGTCACCGAACAGAATACTACTGAAAAAGAGCCTTCTATAACCGAAGAAAATATCAGCGTAGCTCAAAGCGCACCTGATGTTGTTGTCGATAGCTTGCACAGTACGACTGTTGATAAATCGGCTGAAATGGCCACATCATATTCTCCAGATCCGACAACAGCCGCTTCCAAACCAGAGCAAGCCGATAAAGCAGAGGCAAAAAAAACCAAAACTTCAGCCAAAGCAGTAAAAGACAAAAAGGAAAAACCAGCTAAAGAGAAAAAGCCGGCTCTGGAAAATAAACCTTTTGCCGAATTTATCCAGCAAGACTATTTACCAAGTTTAAAAAAATATCTGGAAGAACGAGGTATTCAAGACTTAAAGTTAACCTTTGAAAATCAAAAAATTCCTATTTTAGGTTACGAGCCAGAAGATACTTGTTGGCAGGTAATAGGACGTTGGCAGAACGATAGACGGCAATTTACCGTGTATTTTAGCCAAGAAGATCTTAAAAGTCCTAAAGCTTTTTCCTGTGCCGACTCTGGCTCTAATCCTAGCACTCTCGAACCTTTTCTAATTGATGAACGCAAAGTGACACTTCCTTTGCTGCTACTCGGCGTTTATCAACGACTAAATGCTGAAAAATGGCTGGGAAGGAATTAA
- a CDS encoding helix-turn-helix transcriptional regulator, with protein sequence MLELAALGLLLKKPLHGYLLKQQLERFMSGCISVNYGAIYPLLKRLEKQGYIKTFPELADGGSNRKVYQVTQLGRDRWQKKMLAHPHESWVNSRSRFIIKFFFFSQLEPLERIKLMQSRLMTCQLRLENRESQLVDRDAEDPYQAIALQRHQANLRFEIDWLKEQIWREQQNTAST encoded by the coding sequence ATGTTGGAATTAGCTGCCCTCGGTCTATTACTCAAAAAACCTTTACACGGATATCTTTTAAAACAACAGTTAGAAAGGTTTATGAGTGGCTGCATCAGCGTCAACTATGGTGCTATTTATCCCTTGCTGAAGCGACTGGAAAAACAGGGATACATTAAAACCTTTCCAGAATTGGCAGATGGTGGCTCAAATCGTAAAGTCTATCAAGTTACCCAATTAGGACGCGATCGCTGGCAAAAAAAAATGTTGGCGCATCCTCATGAAAGCTGGGTTAACAGTCGTTCTCGTTTTATTATAAAATTCTTTTTCTTTAGTCAACTAGAACCACTAGAGCGAATCAAACTTATGCAGTCTCGCTTGATGACTTGTCAATTACGCCTAGAAAATCGCGAATCGCAACTTGTCGATCGAGATGCCGAAGATCCCTATCAAGCGATCGCTCTGCAACGTCACCAAGCAAATCTCCGCTTTGAAATTGACTGGTTAAAAGAACAAATTTGGCGGGAGCAACAAAATACAGCATCAACTTAA